GAGGTGTCGAGATACAGGACCCGTTTACGGAACCCGCCCGGTGTGGCGGAGCTGCCGTCGTGCGGCACGTACGGCGGCAGCAGGGTGACCGACGTGCGCAGCGCACCGTGCCGGTGCCGGTCCAGGTCGAAGCGGACCGCTCCGTCGTCGACGATCAGCAGCGTCCACACGTCGTGGATGTGTCGGGGATAGGCGTGATCCACGAAATGGGCGTGGAAGACCTCGGCGACCCCGGCTACCAGGGGTCGCCACGCGTTGACGTGCGAGCCCGCCGGGCGGGTGGCCACGCTAAGAACGTACAAGACCGGTCGGTCTCGGGGCGGGCAGGCTCGACGCCATGACCGAACCGATTCGCTTTCCCACCAAGACCGCTGTGCTGCTCCGTGACGACCTGGCGAGCTGGCAGCGGCTGAACGTCACCGCCTTCCTGGTCAGCGGCATCGCGAACGCCCAGCCGGAGCTGCTCGGCGAGGAGTACCGCGACGCGGACGGCACCCGGTACCTGCCGATGTTCGGCCAGCCCGTGCTGGTCTTCGCCGGGGATCGGGCGACGCTGGTCGGCGCGCACTCGCGAGCCCTCTCCCGCGGGCTGCGGCTCGCGGTCTTCACGGCCGACCTGTTCGCCACCGGCAACGACCGGGACAACCGCGCGGCCGTGCAGGCGGTCGGTCGGGAGAAGCTCGACCTGGTGGGCCTGGCGCTGCACGCCCCGCGCAACGTGGTGGACAAGGTGCTCAAGGGCGCGTCGATGCACCCGTGACGCTGACCGTGTCACCACGGGGGTCATCCGTCGGCCCCCAACGCCGCCACCGGGCTGACCCGCGACGCCCGTCGTGCCGGCAGCACTCCGGCCAACGCGGTCAGCCCGACCAGCGTCACGAAGAGCCCGACCAGCGGCAGCACCGGCACGGTCAGCGGTGCGTTGATCCCGAGGGCGTGCACCGCCAACCAGGCGTACGGGACGCCGAGCAGCAGACCGATGGTCGCCCCGATCACCCCGTACAGGCCGGACTCGACGGTCAACATGGTGCGCAGGCCGGTCCGGGACAGGCCGATCGCCCGCAGCAACCCGGACTCGCGGATCCGCTCCACTACCGACAGCGCGGTGGTGGAACCCACGCCGACGACCGCGATCAGCACGGTCAGGCTGACCAGACCGACAGCGATCCAGACCAGGGTGCGCACCAGGGCGTCGTTGCGGTCCCGTTCGTCGGCGAGCACCGCG
This portion of the Micromonospora zamorensis genome encodes:
- a CDS encoding DUF2000 domain-containing protein; its protein translation is MTEPIRFPTKTAVLLRDDLASWQRLNVTAFLVSGIANAQPELLGEEYRDADGTRYLPMFGQPVLVFAGDRATLVGAHSRALSRGLRLAVFTADLFATGNDRDNRAAVQAVGREKLDLVGLALHAPRNVVDKVLKGASMHP